The Sesamum indicum cultivar Zhongzhi No. 13 linkage group LG1, S_indicum_v1.0, whole genome shotgun sequence genome includes a window with the following:
- the LOC105165322 gene encoding aspartyl protease family protein At5g10770 isoform X1, with product MALWPSMAVLLILVVLCCMDEVSSLGEKGVLSLRKLQSKQTGEGRSCFSQKSRTQNGATILEMKQRDYCSGPIRDWERKLQKLLIADDVRVRSIQSQIKNVVSTQIETQIPISSGVRLQTLNYIVTVALGGRNLTVIVDTGSDLTWVQCQPCKLCYSQPDPLFNPLISSSYQSVQCNSQACHTLQFATGNSGSCGKNAPICNYVVTYGDGSYSHGELGTDHLVLGTTPVENFVFGCGRNNKGLFGAASGLMGLGRSDLSLISQTSNVFGGVFSYCLPDSDATASGSLILGNDTSAYKNTTPISYTRLVPNPQLSSFYVLNLTGTSVGGVALSSPNFGKGGILIDSGTVITRLPPSIYMAIKAEFLKQFSGYPPAPSFSILDTCFNLSAYAEVNIPTLKLWFEGDGQMSVDVSGMFYIVKRDASQVCLALASLAYEDEIGIIGNYQQRNTRVIYDTQQMKVGFAREMCSFS from the exons ATGGCGCTTTGGCCATCAATGGCTGTTCTGCTTATTCTTGTTGTACTTTGTTGCATGGATGAG GTGAGTAGTCTTGGTGAAAAGGGAGTCCTTTCATTGAGAAAACTGCAATCGAAACAAACGGGAGAAGGTCGAAGTTGCTTCTCTCAGAAATCAA GGACACAAAATGGTGCAACTATATTAGAAATGAAGCAGCGGGACTACTGCTCTGGGCCGATAAGGGACTGGGAACGAAAACTCCAGAAACTTCTGATTGCTGATGATGTTCGAGTAAGGTCTATACAGTCCCAAATCAAAAATGTAGTTTCTACCCAAATAGAAACTCAGATTCCCATCAGTTCAGGTGTCAGGCTACAGACATTAAACTACATTGTCACGGTAGCATTAGGTGGGCGGAACCTGACCGTGATTGTTGACACTGGGAGTGACCTGACATGGGTTCAATGCCAGCCCTGCAAACTCTGCTATTCTCAACCAGATCCCCTCTTCAACCCCTTAATATCCTCCTCTTACCAGTCAGTTCAGTGCAATTCACAAGCATGTCATACTCTGCAATTTGCTACAGGGAACTCAGGATCATGCGGAAAAAATGCACCTATATGCAACTATGTTGTTACCTATGGTGACGGATCGTATTCTCATGGGGAGCTCGGTACAGATCATCTAGTTCTTGGAACTACTCCAGTTGAGAATTTTGTGTTCGGATGTGGCCGAAACAATAAGGGCCTGTTTGGTGCAGCTTCAGGCCTAATGGGACTAGGCAGGAGTGATCTCTCACTGATTTCTCAAACCTCCAATGTTTTTGGGGGAGTTTTCTCATACTGCTTGCCTGATTCTGATGCTACAGCTTCTGGTTCACTAATACTAGGGAATGATACCTCGGCTTACAAGAACACCACACCAATATCTTACACTAGATTGGTCCCAAATCCTCAGCTTTCCAGCTTCTATGTTCTGAACCTAACAGGGACTAGTGTTGGTGGGGTGGCTTTAAGCTCTCCAAATTTTGGGAAAGGCGGGATTCTTATTGACTCAGGGACCGTTATCACAAGGCTACCTCCATCTATCTACATGGCCATCAAGGCTGAGTTCTTGAAACAGTTCTCCGGATATCCACCAGCACCAAGTTTTTCAATCTTGGACACATGCTTCAACCTTTCAGCATATGCAGAAGTGAATATCCCTACACTTAAGCTGTGGTTCGAGGGAGACGGTCAGATGAGTGTGGACGTCTCTGGGATGTTCTATATTGTGAAGAGGGATGCTTCTCAGGTGTGTTTAGCTCTTGCAAGCCTTGCATATGAAGATGAGATTGGTATTATTGGGAATTATCAGCAGAGGAACACAAGAGTTATATATGATACTCAACAGATGAAAGTGGGATTTGCCAGGGAGATGTGCAGTTTCAGTTAA
- the LOC105165322 gene encoding aspartyl protease family protein At5g10770 isoform X2, with translation MALWPSMAVLLILVVLCCMDEVSSLGEKGVLSLRKLQSKQTGEGRSCFSQKSRTQNGATILEMKQRDYCSGPIRDWERKLQKLLIADDVRVRSIQSQIKNVVSTQIETQIPISSGVRLQTLNYIVTVALGGRNLTVIVDTGSDLTWVQCQPCKLCYSQPDPLFNPLISSSYQSVQCNSQACHTLQFATGNSGSCGKNAPICNYVVTYGDGSYSHGELGTDHLVLGTTPVENFVFGCGRNNKGLFGAASGLMGLGRSDLSLISQTSNVFGGVFSYCLPDSDATASGSLILGNDTSAYKNTTPISYTRLVPNPQLSSFYVLNLTGTSVGGVALSSPNFGKGGILIDSGTVITRLPPSIYMAIKAEFLKQFSGYPPAPSFSILDTCFNLSAYAEVNIPTLKLWFEGDGQMSVDVSGMFYIVKRDASQVCLALASLAYEDEIGIIGNYQQRNTRVIYDTQQMKVGFAREMCSFS, from the exons ATGGCGCTTTGGCCATCAATGGCTGTTCTGCTTATTCTTGTTGTACTTTGTTGCATGGATGAGGTGAGTAGTCTTGGTGAAAAGGGAGTCCTTTCATTGAGAAAACTGCAATCGAAACAAACGGGAGAAGGTCGAAGTTGCTTCTCTCAGAAATCAA GGACACAAAATGGTGCAACTATATTAGAAATGAAGCAGCGGGACTACTGCTCTGGGCCGATAAGGGACTGGGAACGAAAACTCCAGAAACTTCTGATTGCTGATGATGTTCGAGTAAGGTCTATACAGTCCCAAATCAAAAATGTAGTTTCTACCCAAATAGAAACTCAGATTCCCATCAGTTCAGGTGTCAGGCTACAGACATTAAACTACATTGTCACGGTAGCATTAGGTGGGCGGAACCTGACCGTGATTGTTGACACTGGGAGTGACCTGACATGGGTTCAATGCCAGCCCTGCAAACTCTGCTATTCTCAACCAGATCCCCTCTTCAACCCCTTAATATCCTCCTCTTACCAGTCAGTTCAGTGCAATTCACAAGCATGTCATACTCTGCAATTTGCTACAGGGAACTCAGGATCATGCGGAAAAAATGCACCTATATGCAACTATGTTGTTACCTATGGTGACGGATCGTATTCTCATGGGGAGCTCGGTACAGATCATCTAGTTCTTGGAACTACTCCAGTTGAGAATTTTGTGTTCGGATGTGGCCGAAACAATAAGGGCCTGTTTGGTGCAGCTTCAGGCCTAATGGGACTAGGCAGGAGTGATCTCTCACTGATTTCTCAAACCTCCAATGTTTTTGGGGGAGTTTTCTCATACTGCTTGCCTGATTCTGATGCTACAGCTTCTGGTTCACTAATACTAGGGAATGATACCTCGGCTTACAAGAACACCACACCAATATCTTACACTAGATTGGTCCCAAATCCTCAGCTTTCCAGCTTCTATGTTCTGAACCTAACAGGGACTAGTGTTGGTGGGGTGGCTTTAAGCTCTCCAAATTTTGGGAAAGGCGGGATTCTTATTGACTCAGGGACCGTTATCACAAGGCTACCTCCATCTATCTACATGGCCATCAAGGCTGAGTTCTTGAAACAGTTCTCCGGATATCCACCAGCACCAAGTTTTTCAATCTTGGACACATGCTTCAACCTTTCAGCATATGCAGAAGTGAATATCCCTACACTTAAGCTGTGGTTCGAGGGAGACGGTCAGATGAGTGTGGACGTCTCTGGGATGTTCTATATTGTGAAGAGGGATGCTTCTCAGGTGTGTTTAGCTCTTGCAAGCCTTGCATATGAAGATGAGATTGGTATTATTGGGAATTATCAGCAGAGGAACACAAGAGTTATATATGATACTCAACAGATGAAAGTGGGATTTGCCAGGGAGATGTGCAGTTTCAGTTAA
- the LOC105165332 gene encoding probable folate-biopterin transporter 3, whose amino-acid sequence MDQDEKFSLQGKQEKLPKNGVLGMIVSPFKWVKKLSDELHWSFVLGVVIVYGINQGLCLGLSKISTQYYMKDEQKLQPSEAQVYHGMIMIPWIVKPLWGLLTDTVPIAGRRRRPYFILAGIIGAVSMITLSLENNIYLGFALLLLVCGSAGAAVADVTIDACVTENSIGHPSLAGEMQSLCGLCSSVGQLIGYTISGFLVHLIGSKGVFGVLSIPSGLVILVGMTIQEPLIRNCSYKRVSQKFLDAGKAMWMALKCPVVWRPCLYMYLSLSVSLHIHEGMFYWYTDAKNGPSFSKEAVGSISALGAVGSLLGVLLYQNAFRSHPFRRVLFWAQLLYGASGMLDLILVLRINLLFGVPDYALVVFDAAVSHMIGRLKWLPLLVLSSKLCPSGIEGTFFALLMSIDHVGSFTASWAGGLLLHTLNVTRTTFDNLWLAISIRSLFRVLPIGILFLIPSSDPNVLILPTEMLRTKKDNNTTDPINMEMAPLVNRIDHTSLDS is encoded by the exons ATGGATCAAGATGAGAAATTCTCACTTCAAGGAAAGCAGGAGAAATTACCCAAGAATGGAGTTTTGGGGATGATTGTTAGCCCATTTAAGTGGGTGAAAAAGCTGAGTGATGAGTTGCACTGGAGCTTTGTGTTGGGAGTAGTGATTGTGTATGGAATCAACCAGGGGCTCTGCTTGGGGTTGAGCAAAATCAGCACGCAGTATTATATGAAAGATGAGCAGAAATTACAGCCCTCTGAAGCTCAGGTCTACCATGGAATGATTATGATACCTTGGATTGTCAAGCCTTTGTGGGGTCTTCTTACAGATACAGTTCCCATTGCTGGACGGAGAAGGAGGCCGTACTTCATCCTTGCTG GCATAATTGGTGCCGTCTCCATGATTACACTATCACTGGAAAACAACATATACCTTGGATTTGCTTTGTTACTCCTGGTATGTGGAAGTGCTGGTGCTGCAGTAGCTGATGTGACTATTGATGCCTGTGTGACTGAGAACAGTATAGGTCATCCTTCTCTCGCTGGAGAGATGCAGAGCTTGTGTGGATTGTGCTCTTCTGTTGGACAATTAATTGGATACACAATTAGCGGCTTTCTTGTTCATCTGATTGGATCAAAG GGTGTGTTTGGAGTCCTTAGCATTCCATCTGGACTGGTGATTTTGGTTGGAATGACAATTCAAGAGCCCTTGATCCGGAACTGTTCATATAAGCGA GTCAGTCAGAAATTTCTGGATGCTGGTAAGGCTATGTGGATGGCTCTCAAATGCCCCGTTGTTTGGAGACCATGTTTGTACATGTACCTATCATTATCAGTGAGCCTGCACATACACGAGGGAATGTTTTATTGGTACACAGATGCAAAAAATGGCCCCTCTTTCTCAAAG GAGGCAGTGGGATCAATATCAGCTCTTGGTGCAGTTGGCTCTCTTTTAGGCGTTCTCCTCTATCAAAATGCTTTTAGAAGTCACCCTTTCCGACGTGTGCTTTTCTGGGCACAGTTGCTGTATGGTGCGTCAGGAATGCTGGATCTGATACTGGTTTTGCGTATAAACTTGTTATTTGGGGTGCCAGATTACGCACTTGTCGTGTTTGATGCAGCCGTCTCTCACATGATTGGGCGCCTCAAATGGTTGCCTCTTCTTGTACTCAGTTCAAAGCTTTGTCCTTCTGGTATAGAAGGCACATTCTTCGCATTGCTTATGTCGATTGATCACGTGGGTTCCTTCACTGCATCTTGGGCCGGAGGCTTGTTGCTCCACACTTTAAATGTAACAAGGACAACTTTTGATAACCTTTGGTTGGCCATATCAATAAGGAGTCTTTTCCGAGTTCTTCCAATCGGGATTCTGTTCCTGATTCCTAGTAGTGATCCCAATGTGTTGATCCTTCCAACTGAGATGTTGAGAACAAAGAAGGATAACAACACAACAGATCCTATTAATATGGAAATGGCCCCCCTTGTCAACAGGATCGATCATACTTCATTAGACTCATGA
- the LOC105165339 gene encoding AP2-like ethylene-responsive transcription factor At1g16060 isoform X2: MAKSSKRKNSTAAATTTSHNNNDNCTTKTKRRRKSVPRESPQQRSSIYRGVTRHRWTGRYEAHLWDKNCWNESQNKKGRQGAYDEEEAAAHAYDLAALKYWGHDTILNFPLSTYQNELKEMEGQSKEEYISALRRKSSGFSRGVSKYRGVARHHHNGRWEARIGRVFGNKYLYLGTYATQEEAATAYDMAAIEYRGLNAVTNFDLSRYIKWLKPDHPNPGADGIKSNDDETHTKTSETTTAAVLPRPATTSSSSALGLLLQSSKFKEMLELQTAAGYGSPSEPDPPRRSFPDDIQTSFDFQDLSSFAEEHDVMFGNYEPLAPPMFHYGLDA; this comes from the exons ATGGCGAAATCTTCAAAACGAAAGAATAGTACCGCCGCCGCCACCACGACTTCCCATAACAACAACGACAACTGTACCACCAAGACCAAACGACGGAGGAAAAGCGTCCCCAGGGAGTCTCCACAGCAACGTAGCTCAATTTACAGGGGCGTTACCAG GCACCGGTGGACAGGTCGCTATGAAGCTCATTTGTGGGATAAGAATTGCTGGAATGAGTCCCAAAACAAGAAAGGAAGACAAG gGGCCTACGATGAGGAAGAAGCAGCTGCACATGCATATGACTTGGCTGCCTTGAAGTATTGGGGGCACGACACAATCTTAAATTTCCCT ctTTCCACTTATCAAAATGAGCTCAAGGAGATGGAGGGCCAATCCAAAGAAGAATACATTAGTGCATTGagaag AAAAAGCAGCGGGTTTTCTAGAGGAGTATCAAAGTATAGAGGCGTAGCAAG ACACCATCACAATGGGAGATGGGAAGCTCGGATTGGTAGAGTTTTTGGCAACAAATATCTTTACCTTGGGACATATG CTACTCAAGAAGAAGCTGCGACTGCATACGACATGGCAGCCATAGAGTACCGTGGGCTTAACGCCGTCACCAATTTTGACCTCAGTCGTTACATTAAGTGGCTCAAGCCTGATCACCCAAACCCTGGCGCTGATGGTATAAAGTCAAACGATGACGAAACCCACACGAAAACGTCCGAGACCACCACCGCTGCAGTACTGCCTCGTCCGGCCACCACGTCGTCGTCGTCGGCCCTAGGGCTTCTGCTGCAGTCCTCCAAGTTCAAGGAGATGCTGGAGCTGCAAACAGCTGCAGGCTATGGCAGCCCTTCGGAGCCGGACCCTCCGCGCCGCAGCTTCCCGGACGACATACAGACATCGTTCGATTTTCAAGATTTGAGCAGCTTTGCTGAGGAACACGACGTTATGTTCGGTAACTATGAACCACTGGCGCCGCCCATGTTCCACTATGGCCTCGACGCTTAA
- the LOC105165339 gene encoding AP2-like ethylene-responsive transcription factor At1g16060 isoform X1, with protein sequence MAKSSKRKNSTAAATTTSHNNNDNCTTKTKRRRKSVPRESPQQRSSIYRGVTRHRWTGRYEAHLWDKNCWNESQNKKGRQVYLGAYDEEEAAAHAYDLAALKYWGHDTILNFPLSTYQNELKEMEGQSKEEYISALRRKSSGFSRGVSKYRGVARHHHNGRWEARIGRVFGNKYLYLGTYATQEEAATAYDMAAIEYRGLNAVTNFDLSRYIKWLKPDHPNPGADGIKSNDDETHTKTSETTTAAVLPRPATTSSSSALGLLLQSSKFKEMLELQTAAGYGSPSEPDPPRRSFPDDIQTSFDFQDLSSFAEEHDVMFGNYEPLAPPMFHYGLDA encoded by the exons ATGGCGAAATCTTCAAAACGAAAGAATAGTACCGCCGCCGCCACCACGACTTCCCATAACAACAACGACAACTGTACCACCAAGACCAAACGACGGAGGAAAAGCGTCCCCAGGGAGTCTCCACAGCAACGTAGCTCAATTTACAGGGGCGTTACCAG GCACCGGTGGACAGGTCGCTATGAAGCTCATTTGTGGGATAAGAATTGCTGGAATGAGTCCCAAAACAAGAAAGGAAGACAAG TATACTTAG gGGCCTACGATGAGGAAGAAGCAGCTGCACATGCATATGACTTGGCTGCCTTGAAGTATTGGGGGCACGACACAATCTTAAATTTCCCT ctTTCCACTTATCAAAATGAGCTCAAGGAGATGGAGGGCCAATCCAAAGAAGAATACATTAGTGCATTGagaag AAAAAGCAGCGGGTTTTCTAGAGGAGTATCAAAGTATAGAGGCGTAGCAAG ACACCATCACAATGGGAGATGGGAAGCTCGGATTGGTAGAGTTTTTGGCAACAAATATCTTTACCTTGGGACATATG CTACTCAAGAAGAAGCTGCGACTGCATACGACATGGCAGCCATAGAGTACCGTGGGCTTAACGCCGTCACCAATTTTGACCTCAGTCGTTACATTAAGTGGCTCAAGCCTGATCACCCAAACCCTGGCGCTGATGGTATAAAGTCAAACGATGACGAAACCCACACGAAAACGTCCGAGACCACCACCGCTGCAGTACTGCCTCGTCCGGCCACCACGTCGTCGTCGTCGGCCCTAGGGCTTCTGCTGCAGTCCTCCAAGTTCAAGGAGATGCTGGAGCTGCAAACAGCTGCAGGCTATGGCAGCCCTTCGGAGCCGGACCCTCCGCGCCGCAGCTTCCCGGACGACATACAGACATCGTTCGATTTTCAAGATTTGAGCAGCTTTGCTGAGGAACACGACGTTATGTTCGGTAACTATGAACCACTGGCGCCGCCCATGTTCCACTATGGCCTCGACGCTTAA
- the LOC105165352 gene encoding uncharacterized protein LOC105165352 isoform X1 gives MAATLSLSSSSFLHHCAKPTSRICLSFKAKASLSTSSSSMATTAEKVAPAIIVGGGRVGKALQDMGSGDDVLVKRGEPVPLDFPGPILVCTRNDDLDAVLESTPNSRWSDLVFFQNGMLEPWFESKGLGDADQVLAYFAVSKLGEPPIDGITDTNPEGLTAAYGKWASAVAGRLRAGGLSCKVLEKDAFQKQMLEKLIWICAFMLVGARHPGATVGVVEKEYRSEVSALIAELAGAAAAEKGIVFEGAMEERLCAYSRAVAHFPTAVKEFKWRNGWFYSLSQKAIAQGKDDPCPLHTAWLKELKIV, from the exons ATGGCCGCCACACTCTCCCTCTCTAGTTCTTCATTCTTGCACCACTGCGCAAAACCCACTTCAAGAATCTGCCTCAGCTTCAAAGCCAAAGCCTCTTTATCAACTTCTTCTTCGTCCATGGCAACCACAGCAGAGAAGGTCGCTCCCGCTATTATAGTGGGCGGTGGCCGTGTGGGAAAAGCTCTTCAGGACATGGGCAGTGGCGATGATGTCCTAGTAAAGAGAGGGGAGCCCGTGCCGCTTGATTTCCCCGGGCCCATTTTAGTGTGTACCCGCAATGATGATCTGGATGCGGTGCTTGAATCAACCCCTAATTCGCGCTGGAGCG ATTTGGTGTTTTTCCAGAACGGAATGCTGGAGCCGTGGTTTGAAAGTAAAGGCCTAGGTGACGCTGATCAAGTTTTGGCATATTTTGCGGTGTCAAAGCTTGGTGAACCTCCTATAGATGGAATAACCGACACCAATCCTGAGGGTTTGACAGCTGCGTATGGGAAGTGGGCATCTGCAGTTGCCGGAAGATTGCGTGCTGGAGGCCTGTCTTGCAAG GTACTTGAAAAAGATGCATTTCAGAAGCAAATGCTTGAGAAGCTTATATGGATATGTGCTTTCATGCTTGTTGGAGCCCGTCATCCTGGAGCAACTGTAGGTGTTGTTGAGAAGGAATATCGTTCTGAG GTGTCTGCCCTTATAGCAGAACTTGCTGGAGCTGCAGCTGCAGAGAAAGGTATAGTCTTTGAAGGAGCAATGGAGGAAAGATTGTGTGCTTATTCACGGGCAGTCGCTCACTTCCCTACAGCAGTTAAGGAG TTCAAATGGAGGAATGGATGGTTCTATTCGCTGTCGCAGAAAGCAATTGCTCAAGGCAAAGACGATCCGTGCCCCTTGCACACAGCATGGCTCAAAGAACTGAAGATAGTGTAA
- the LOC105165352 gene encoding uncharacterized protein LOC105165352 isoform X2, protein MMIWMRCLNQPLIRAGANGMLEPWFESKGLGDADQVLAYFAVSKLGEPPIDGITDTNPEGLTAAYGKWASAVAGRLRAGGLSCKVLEKDAFQKQMLEKLIWICAFMLVGARHPGATVGVVEKEYRSEVSALIAELAGAAAAEKGIVFEGAMEERLCAYSRAVAHFPTAVKEFKWRNGWFYSLSQKAIAQGKDDPCPLHTAWLKELKIV, encoded by the exons ATGATGATCTGGATGCGGTGCTTGAATCAACCCCTAATTCGCGCTGGAGCG AACGGAATGCTGGAGCCGTGGTTTGAAAGTAAAGGCCTAGGTGACGCTGATCAAGTTTTGGCATATTTTGCGGTGTCAAAGCTTGGTGAACCTCCTATAGATGGAATAACCGACACCAATCCTGAGGGTTTGACAGCTGCGTATGGGAAGTGGGCATCTGCAGTTGCCGGAAGATTGCGTGCTGGAGGCCTGTCTTGCAAG GTACTTGAAAAAGATGCATTTCAGAAGCAAATGCTTGAGAAGCTTATATGGATATGTGCTTTCATGCTTGTTGGAGCCCGTCATCCTGGAGCAACTGTAGGTGTTGTTGAGAAGGAATATCGTTCTGAG GTGTCTGCCCTTATAGCAGAACTTGCTGGAGCTGCAGCTGCAGAGAAAGGTATAGTCTTTGAAGGAGCAATGGAGGAAAGATTGTGTGCTTATTCACGGGCAGTCGCTCACTTCCCTACAGCAGTTAAGGAG TTCAAATGGAGGAATGGATGGTTCTATTCGCTGTCGCAGAAAGCAATTGCTCAAGGCAAAGACGATCCGTGCCCCTTGCACACAGCATGGCTCAAAGAACTGAAGATAGTGTAA